In Bradyrhizobium sp. 1(2017), one DNA window encodes the following:
- a CDS encoding GntR family transcriptional regulator, which translates to MLLLPQWIQSLDILYAPLHNLQSDFIQSDLDQLRRDARMKSEAATKQRSGGSHGSAPDAVREALRRAISAGELAPGLQLRQDELAEKFGTSRIPVREALRQLEAEGFVTFLPNRGAVVSDLSIDEVVELLEIRIALECHALRLAIPAMSDIDHDDATKILRSYDDEPDPEKWGAFNWRFHKALYVPCNRPRLLAMIEANYGHVSRFTRALVSRATGKDRPQREHYQLLEYCRDGEVEKAVRLLREHIVQTQKTLRSAQRHASRDKTD; encoded by the coding sequence ATGCTCCTACTCCCGCAATGGATACAATCACTCGATATTTTATACGCCCCGTTGCATAATCTACAAAGTGATTTTATACAATCTGACCTGGACCAGCTGCGACGGGATGCCCGTATGAAATCGGAAGCCGCGACAAAACAACGGAGTGGCGGCAGTCACGGCTCCGCACCTGACGCCGTGCGCGAGGCGCTGCGGCGTGCAATCAGCGCGGGCGAACTGGCGCCCGGCCTTCAGCTCCGGCAGGACGAGCTTGCCGAAAAGTTCGGCACCAGCCGCATCCCGGTCAGGGAAGCCTTGCGGCAGCTTGAGGCCGAAGGCTTCGTGACGTTCCTGCCCAATCGGGGAGCGGTCGTCTCCGATCTCTCCATCGACGAAGTCGTGGAATTGCTTGAGATCCGCATTGCGCTCGAATGCCACGCATTGCGCCTTGCCATCCCCGCGATGAGCGACATCGATCACGACGACGCAACAAAGATTCTGCGCTCCTACGACGATGAGCCTGATCCGGAAAAATGGGGCGCGTTCAACTGGCGCTTCCACAAGGCGCTCTACGTGCCCTGCAATCGCCCTCGCTTGCTTGCGATGATCGAGGCCAATTACGGCCATGTGAGCCGCTTCACGCGCGCGCTCGTGTCGCGGGCAACTGGAAAGGATCGGCCGCAACGCGAGCATTACCAACTGCTCGAATATTGCCGCGACGGCGAAGTCGAGAAGGCCGTGCGCCTGTTGCGCGAGCACATCGTGCAGACGCAGAAGACGCTGCGATCGGCACAACGTCATGCGTCGCGGGACAAGACCGACTGA